In Crassostrea angulata isolate pt1a10 chromosome 6, ASM2561291v2, whole genome shotgun sequence, a genomic segment contains:
- the LOC128188525 gene encoding beta-1,3-glucosyltransferase-like isoform X2: MIPVKLIPWIFLISIVAAADDPVDEKEPEKFAKVKPKGLSLKDVRFVVISQPNSYHKKRSLEFKKHFEDQIMHLPKDEKPKLYFTHEHWDLVGAFTVLPLLPVFAKDFQDSSWVFICEEETRLDLSKLMEVLVKHEPNKEYFLGKALRDREATIIHHFAHANNPHSFAFPDFGAGIALSRALFMSVGQRWPDDSVRSDFTIDPKHELAMVIKNGGKGVDLTEVPELCTFDHNEKCASWYPMKFPDCGPEISEDNLAVGVKTCEKFHEERVSIVKETWGKDTKNIEYFSEKEDPSIPTISLGIPNTERGHCGKTMAMLRRWLKEKKFEKVSWFLIADDDTIINLKRLRKLLACYDPKEPVHLGEVYGYSVAKKNWGYTYITGGGGMVFSREAINQLVTNGEADCHADDSPDDMTLGMRYKRLDISLVHSPYFHQARPMDYSADFLAARTPLSFHKHWMCDPRAVYADLMKEPEDTDTQTDKDNSSTERTAEEHEEL, encoded by the exons ATGATACCTGTCAAATTAATACCGTGGATTTTCCTCATTAGCATTG TTGCAGCTGCAGATGATCCTGTTGATGAGAAAGAACCTGAAAAATTTGCAAAAGTAAAACCTAAAG GCTTGAGTCTGAAGGATGTTCGATTTGTTGTCATCAGTCAGCCAAACTCTTATCACAAAAAGAGGTCCTTAGaattcaaaaaacattttgaagatCAAATAATGCACCTACCTAAG GATGAGAAACCTAAACTGTACTTCACACATGAACATTGGGATCTCGTAGGAGCATTCACAGTTCTACCTCTTCTACCAGT gtTTGCTAAAGACTTTCAAGATTCTTCTTGGGTTTTTATATGTGAAGAGGAGACAAGACTGGATCTATCCAAACTGATGGAAGTTCTGGTCAAACATGAACCAAACAAg GAGTACTTTCTGGGTAAGGCTCTACGTGATCGGGAAGCAACCATCATTCATCATTTTGCCCATGCTAATAACCCCCATTCCTTTGCTTTCCCGGACTTTGGTGCTGGAATTGCCCTGAGCAGAGCTTTGTTTATGAG TGTTGGACAAAGATGGCCAGATGATTCTGTTAGATCAGACTTTACCATAGATCCCAAACATGAG CTAGCTATGGTGATAAAGAATGGAGGAAAAGGAGTGGATCTTACAGAAGTACCAGAGTTATGTACCTTTGACCACAATGAGAAGTGTGCATCCTGGTACCCTATGAAATTCCCAGACTGT ggTCCTGAGATTTCTGAAGACAATCTTGCTGTAGGAGTTAAAACCTGTGAGAAATTTCATGAAGAAAGAG TGTCCATTGTGAAAGAAACATGGGGGAAGGACACAAAGAACATTGAGTATTTCAGTGAGAAGGAGGACCCCTCAATCCCCACCATCAGCCTGGGCATTCCTAATACAGAGAGAG GACATTGCGGAAAGACCATGGCCATGCTAAGGAGATGGCTGAAGGAAAAGAAATTTGAGAAAGTCTCCTGGTTCCTGATTGCAGATGATGACACCATTATCAA CTTGAAGCGGCTTCGGAAGTTGCTGGCCTGCTATGACCCCAAAGAACCAGTTCACCTGGGTGAGGTGTATGGTTACTCTGTGGCCAAGAAGAATTGGGGGTACACCTACATCACAGGTGGAGGAGG AATGGTGTTCAGCAGAGAAGCCATTAACCAGCTGGTGACAAATGGGGAGGCCGACTGCCATGCAGACGATTCTCCGGACGACATGACTCTGGGGATGCGCTACAAACGACTAGACATCAGTTTGGTTCATAGTCCTTATTttcaccag GCTCGGCCCATGGATTACAGTGCTGATTTCTTAGCTGCTAGAACTCCTTTATCATTCCACAAACACTGGATGTGTGACCCCAGGGCTGTGTATGCTGACCTGATGAAGGAGCCAGAAGACactgacacacagacagacaaggACAATTCCTCAACAGAGAGGACCGCCGAGGAGCATGAGGAACTATAG
- the LOC128188525 gene encoding beta-1,3-glucosyltransferase-like isoform X1: MIPVKLIPWIFLISIGPGLILVAAADDPVDEKEPEKFAKVKPKGLSLKDVRFVVISQPNSYHKKRSLEFKKHFEDQIMHLPKDEKPKLYFTHEHWDLVGAFTVLPLLPVFAKDFQDSSWVFICEEETRLDLSKLMEVLVKHEPNKEYFLGKALRDREATIIHHFAHANNPHSFAFPDFGAGIALSRALFMSVGQRWPDDSVRSDFTIDPKHELAMVIKNGGKGVDLTEVPELCTFDHNEKCASWYPMKFPDCGPEISEDNLAVGVKTCEKFHEERVSIVKETWGKDTKNIEYFSEKEDPSIPTISLGIPNTERGHCGKTMAMLRRWLKEKKFEKVSWFLIADDDTIINLKRLRKLLACYDPKEPVHLGEVYGYSVAKKNWGYTYITGGGGMVFSREAINQLVTNGEADCHADDSPDDMTLGMRYKRLDISLVHSPYFHQARPMDYSADFLAARTPLSFHKHWMCDPRAVYADLMKEPEDTDTQTDKDNSSTERTAEEHEEL; encoded by the exons ATGATACCTGTCAAATTAATACCGTGGATTTTCCTCATTAGCATTG GTCCTGGTTTGATTTTAGTTGCAGCTGCAGATGATCCTGTTGATGAGAAAGAACCTGAAAAATTTGCAAAAGTAAAACCTAAAG GCTTGAGTCTGAAGGATGTTCGATTTGTTGTCATCAGTCAGCCAAACTCTTATCACAAAAAGAGGTCCTTAGaattcaaaaaacattttgaagatCAAATAATGCACCTACCTAAG GATGAGAAACCTAAACTGTACTTCACACATGAACATTGGGATCTCGTAGGAGCATTCACAGTTCTACCTCTTCTACCAGT gtTTGCTAAAGACTTTCAAGATTCTTCTTGGGTTTTTATATGTGAAGAGGAGACAAGACTGGATCTATCCAAACTGATGGAAGTTCTGGTCAAACATGAACCAAACAAg GAGTACTTTCTGGGTAAGGCTCTACGTGATCGGGAAGCAACCATCATTCATCATTTTGCCCATGCTAATAACCCCCATTCCTTTGCTTTCCCGGACTTTGGTGCTGGAATTGCCCTGAGCAGAGCTTTGTTTATGAG TGTTGGACAAAGATGGCCAGATGATTCTGTTAGATCAGACTTTACCATAGATCCCAAACATGAG CTAGCTATGGTGATAAAGAATGGAGGAAAAGGAGTGGATCTTACAGAAGTACCAGAGTTATGTACCTTTGACCACAATGAGAAGTGTGCATCCTGGTACCCTATGAAATTCCCAGACTGT ggTCCTGAGATTTCTGAAGACAATCTTGCTGTAGGAGTTAAAACCTGTGAGAAATTTCATGAAGAAAGAG TGTCCATTGTGAAAGAAACATGGGGGAAGGACACAAAGAACATTGAGTATTTCAGTGAGAAGGAGGACCCCTCAATCCCCACCATCAGCCTGGGCATTCCTAATACAGAGAGAG GACATTGCGGAAAGACCATGGCCATGCTAAGGAGATGGCTGAAGGAAAAGAAATTTGAGAAAGTCTCCTGGTTCCTGATTGCAGATGATGACACCATTATCAA CTTGAAGCGGCTTCGGAAGTTGCTGGCCTGCTATGACCCCAAAGAACCAGTTCACCTGGGTGAGGTGTATGGTTACTCTGTGGCCAAGAAGAATTGGGGGTACACCTACATCACAGGTGGAGGAGG AATGGTGTTCAGCAGAGAAGCCATTAACCAGCTGGTGACAAATGGGGAGGCCGACTGCCATGCAGACGATTCTCCGGACGACATGACTCTGGGGATGCGCTACAAACGACTAGACATCAGTTTGGTTCATAGTCCTTATTttcaccag GCTCGGCCCATGGATTACAGTGCTGATTTCTTAGCTGCTAGAACTCCTTTATCATTCCACAAACACTGGATGTGTGACCCCAGGGCTGTGTATGCTGACCTGATGAAGGAGCCAGAAGACactgacacacagacagacaaggACAATTCCTCAACAGAGAGGACCGCCGAGGAGCATGAGGAACTATAG